A DNA window from Gasterosteus aculeatus chromosome 16, fGasAcu3.hap1.1, whole genome shotgun sequence contains the following coding sequences:
- the LOC120833537 gene encoding LIM domain only protein 7 isoform X23, giving the protein MSFCRARECNCGQYEMIDTSRTRPCPPIGFCQPTSCIIATKCLQNTPPQVFWSEGPDGKGRGRFQGVRRRRAQQPLCLCVCVCVCVCVCVCRVPTLAQPVGWVVQSSDVDVILPAQRVFLPRPVPQDNLNVFLKACRKLGLKEAQLFHPGDLQDLSTRVTVKHQETDRRLKNVLITIYWLGRRSQCGGFYDGSQLNLKAFEGLLGTALYKALQESSGPKSVSVRDSGFGDSWCAEREEPFQLREEGGGAGGHWRDDSRDSLDSLGSGTQSISSDITLKGSSEGCFSDTEADSFLGMADNKSALSYRRSVTLTPKASSQFNQFLPTKDKASAYVPAPLRKKRAERNEDNRRSWANPTYAEDGATLTRSKSTSDIQVESSIARQARHEELQKYREQIKETEDKWQDDLSKWKNRRRSVNSDIVKKKEEREKIEESTTGSRRSKTFKEMQEERENKRNNSVGGRIGSLSYLDDEDVFDTPVASPRPRTLPARSYTIDTPYYSSESPEPPLREDQPPAAGRAAPPPAAVEALDSPAGSAATTATAPIAPSSPGLPRRSRPPAAPASSHRPVSERSGPVEAAAAVAAVSSSSALKRSPEPRLPLSGPQTEAVAPSSAPLYQQPAQPSSMDAKPPGVSRVPASLPRSYQRADSARLTSVVAPRPFGTQSSRLSSIPRAFTVDDPQKRVNGDAASKKTSVPSRYHQYMTSEDQSQSSSAHSTEGEEEEVEDEDKTESVPSTQSVSPVPAEAPDGPSPAKESSQEDFREKRISLNQKPNSSRDFGFQAAWDSTGARVSSIQPGSPEPNPPIASLDFTSRASVEKLPPTEAPAQPAPDVASNGVNGGLREQAVTMRSKDSEPLSLKNLKRRSEFFEKGVSGSHVSALVYLCGEQGGSESAMPDIPVPAITSTSGRWTFDPEEERKRQEKWQKEQERLLQEKYKRDQEKLQEEWLKDQEEVARSLDQQQPESLEVSGRGVGPTSPLSPVGQPTTPTWEEQERKRKEEQERKRKEEQERKRKEEQERQRQAEERRKRDEEELQLRRLQEERERKDREEEERKRREAEEEELRWQKRREEERRRHEALEQQRRERERAVVEQQQQQQWTKSKSSPQLDAEENPQKKGASVRPGGMVHQLLEEQARSAGHKEARSQRAASELEVERRNILNAMRYREPERVAGSGLGERKGQLSASQAELERQQILNEMKKKTPLLRDKSWIRQCAPTTNESNVPPMRRGESLDNLDASYNSWRSSWTPRSNSHGQSHARPNSALSGSTSLYGWGASGAQRPGSSTLTSASSMGSLRAGAGTPTAPWSRQSASPSPEPEAGPHQQHNRSVSGRKICTFCDTPLGKGAAMIIESLGLCYHLGCFKCIDCKCDLGGSAAGAEVRIRNKQLYCNTCYMQFKAGQPTTM; this is encoded by the exons ATGTCTTTTTGTCGCGCACGCGAATGCAACTGTGGGCAGTATGAAATGATTGACACGTCGAGGACACGCCCATGTCCTCCCATCGGTTTCTGTCAGCCGACCTCTTGTATCATAGCAACCAAATGTCTCCAAAATACTCCACCGCAGGTATTCTGGAGTGAAGGGCCTGACGGGAAGGGGAGGGGACGGTTTCAGGgtgtgaggagaaggagagcgcAGCAGCCattgtgcctctgtgtgtgtgtgtgtgtgtgtgtgtgtgtgtgtgtgtgtcgggttcCCACACTGGCACAGCCGGTTGGGTGGGTCGTGCAGAGCTCTGACGTTGATGTCATCCTTCCTGCCCAGAGGGTGTTCCTACCCCGACCCGTCCCACAG GACAACCTCAACGTCTTCCTCAAAGCCTGCCGGAAGCTGGGACTAAAGGAGGCGCAGCTCTTCCACCCCGGAGATCTCCAGGACTTATCCACGAGGGTCACAGTCAA GCATCAAGAGACCGACAGGAGGCTGAAAAAT GTGCTGATCACCATTTACTGGCTTGGTAGAAGATCTCAGTGTGGCGGTTTCTATGACGGGTCCCAGCTGAATTTGAAGGCGTTCGAGGGCTTACTGGGCACTGCACTATACAAG GCTCTGCAGGAATCGTCCGGTCCAAAAAGCGTCAGCGTCAGAGACAGCGGTTTTGGAGACAGCTGGTGCGCAGAGCGAGAGGAGCCCTTCCagctgagagaggagggaggaggggcaggaggtCACTGGAGAGACGACTCCCGGGACAGCTTGGACTCCTTGGGCTCCGGAACCCAGAGCATCTCCTCTGACATCACTCTCAAAGGCAGCAGCGAGG GTTGTTTCAGCGACACCGAGGCCGACTCCTTCCTCGGCATGGCCGACAACAAGAGCGCTCTCAGCTACCGCCGGTCAGTAACCCTCACGCCAAAGGCCAGCTCCCAGTTTAACCAGTTCCTGCCCACCAAAGACAAAGCCTCGGCCTACGTGCCCGCTCCACTGAGGAAGAAACGGGCTGAGCGCAATGAGGACAACCGCCGCAGCTGGGCCAACCCCACCTACGCCGAGGACGGAGCCACGCTCACCAG gAGTAAATCCACGAGCGACATCCAGGTGGAGTCCAGCATCGCCCGGCAGGCCCGCcacgaggagctgcagaagtACCGCGAGCAGATAAAGGAAACTGAGGATAAGTGGCAGGAT GACCTGAGCAAGTGGAAGAACCGGCGCAGGAGTGTCAACTCTGATAtagtgaagaagaaagaggagagggagaagatagAGGAGAGCACGACCGGCAGCAGAAGGTCCAAGACCTTCAAGGAGATGCAAGAAGAGAG ggaaaataaaagaaacaacagcgTTGGCGGTCGCATTGGATCTCTGTCTTACCTGGACGACGAGGACGTATTTGACACGCCGGTGGCTTCCCCTCGTCCCCGGACCCTCCCCGCCAGGAGCTACACCATTGACACTCCCTACTATTCTTCCGAGTCCCCCGAGCCTCCTCTGAGAGAGGACCAACCCCCAGCTGCTGGCAGGGCCGCTCCCCCTCCCGCCGCAGTCGAGGCTCTGGACAGTCCTGCCGGCAGCGCCGCCACTACCGCCACCGCCCCCATCGCCCCCAGCAGCCCCGGCCTCCCCCGCAGGTCCCGGCCTCCGGCGGCACCGGCGAGTTCTCATCGCCCAGTCTCAGAGCGCAGCGGCCCGgtcgaggcggcggcggcggtggccgCCGTCTCGTCTTCAAGCGCCCTGAAAAGGTCGCCCGAGCCGAGGCTCCCGCTGTCGGGCCCACAGACGGAGGCGGTGgccccctcctctgctcccctgtACCAGCAACCAGCACAGCCCAGCTCAATGGACGCCAAGCCTCCCGGGGTGTCTCGGgttcccgcctccctccccaggAGCTACCAGAGAGCAGATAGCGCTCGTCTGACCTCGGTTGTCGCGCCGCGGCCCTTCGGGACCCAGTCGTCACGCCTCAGCTCTATTCCCCGGGCCTTTACA GTGGATGACCCGCAAAAGCGCGTCAACGGCGACGCGGCTTCCAAGAAGACATCGGTGCCGAGCCGCTATCACCAGTACATGACCTCGGAGGATCAGTCTCAGTCCAGCTCGGCCCACAGCaccgagggagaggaagaggaggtggaggacgaggacaagACGGAGAGCGTCCCCTCCACTCAGAGCGTCTCCCCCGTGCCGGCCGAAGCCCCGGACGGTCCTTCTCCAGCCAAAGAGAGCAGCCAG GAGGACTTCCGCGAGAAGCGGATCAGCCTGAACCAGAAGCCCAACAGCAGCAGAGACTTTGGCTTCCAGGCGGCCTGGGACTCGACGGGAGCTCGCGTCTCGTCCATCCAGCCAG GTTCCCCCGAGCCCAACCCCCCCATCGCCAGCCTGGATTTCACCTCACGCGCCTCCGTGGAGAAGCTGCCTCCCACAGAGGCCCCCGCCCAGCCAGCCCCC gacgTAGCTTCAAACGGCGTAAATGGAGGTTTGCGTGAGCAGGCGGTGACCATGAGGAGCAAAG ACTCAGAACCCTTATCTTTGAAAAACTTAAAACGGAGGTCAGAGTTTTTTGAAAAag GTGTCTCGGGGTCCCATGTCAGTGCGCTGGTCTACCTCTGTGGTGAACAGG GAGGATCCGAGTCTGCAATGCCAGAT ATTCCCGTCCCTGCGATCACGTCAACCTCCGGCCGCTGGACTTTCGACCCAGAAGAGGAGCGCAAAAGACAAGAGAAATggcagaaggagcaggagcgcCTTCTACAG GAGAAATATAAGCGCGACCAGGAGAAGTTACAGGAGGAGTGGCTGAAGGATCAGGAGGAGGTTGCCAGGAGTCTGGACCAACAACAG CCAGAGAGCTTGGAGGTGAGCGGGCGTGGCGTCGGCCCAacgtcccccctctctcccgtcGGCCAGCCCACCACTCCTAcgtgggaggagcaggagagaaagcggaaggaggagcaggagagaaagcggaaggaggagcaggagagaaagcggaaggaggagcaggagcgcCAAAggcaggcggaggagaggaggaagagggatgaggaggagctccagctgcggcggctgcaggaggagagggagaggaaggacagggaggaggaggagaggaagaggagggaggcggaggaggaggagctgaggtggcagaagaggagggaggaggagaggagacggcaTGAAGCTTTGGAGCAGCAGCGCAGGGAGCGTGAGAGAGCcgtggtggagcagcagcagcagcagcagtg GACAAAATCTAAATCCTCCCCCCAGCTTGATGCAGAGGAAAACCCTCAGAAAAAAG GCGCGTCTGTGAGGCCGGGGGGCATGGTtcaccagctgctggaggagcaggcgAGGAGCGCCGGCCACAAAGAGGCCCGGAGTCAGCGGGCGGCGTCcgagctggaggtggagaggaggaacaTCCTCAACGCCATGAGATACAGAGAGCCGGAGAGAG TGGCGGGCAGCGGGCTGGGAGAGAGGAAGGGTCAGCTGTCGGCCTCGCAGGCGGAGCTGGAGCGCCAGCAGATCCTGAacgagatgaagaagaagacccCGCTGCTGAGGGACAAAAGCTGGATCCGCCAGTGCGCCCCCACCACCAACGAGTCCAACGTGCCGCCCATGCGCAG AGGTGAGTCCCTCGACAACTTGGACGCCTCCTACAACTCGTGGCGCTCGTCCTGGACGCCCAGAAGCAACTCTCACGGCCAAAGCCACGCTCGGCCTAACTCGGCGCTCTCCGGCAGCACTTCCCTTTACGGCTGGGGGGCGTCGGGGGCCCAGCGGCCCGgctcctccaccctgacgtccGCCTCCTCCATGGGCTCCCTGCGCGCCGGGGCGGGAACCCCCACTGCCCCATGGTCCCGGCAGTCAGCGTCCCCCTCCCCAGAGCCGGAGGCAGGCCCCCACCAGCAACACAACAG GTCAGTGAGTGGCAGGAAAATCTGTACGTTCTGTGACACCCCGCTGGGAAAGGGAGCGGCCATGATCATCGAGTCCCTCGGGCTCTGTTATCATTTGGGCTGCTTTAAG TGCATCGACTGCAAGTGTGACCTCGGAGGGTCGGCAGCCGGCGCCGAGGTCAGAATACGAAACAAGCAGCTCTACTGTAACACCTGCTACATGCAATTCAAAG ctggccAGCCAACCACTATGTGA
- the LOC120833537 gene encoding LIM domain only protein 7 isoform X37: protein MSFCRARECNCGQYEMIDTSRTRPCPPIGFCQPTSCIIATKCLQNTPPQVFWSEGPDGKGRGRFQGVRRRRAQQPLCLCVCVCVCVCVCVCRVPTLAQPVGWVVQSSDVDVILPAQRVFLPRPVPQDNLNVFLKACRKLGLKEAQLFHPGDLQDLSTRVTVKHQETDRRLKNVLITIYWLGRRSQCGGFYDGSQLNLKAFEGLLGTALYKALQESSGPKSVSVRDSGFGDSWCAEREEPFQLREEGGGAGGHWRDDSRDSLDSLGSGTQSISSDITLKGSSEGCFSDTEADSFLGMADNKSALSYRRSVTLTPKASSQFNQFLPTKDKASAYVPAPLRKKRAERNEDNRRSWANPTYAEDGATLTRQQQVQESFDGSKSTSDIQVESSIARQARHEELQKYREQIKETEDKWQDDLSKWKNRRRSVNSDIVKKKEEREKIEESTTGSRRSKTFKEMQEERENKRNNSVGGRIGSLSYLDDEDVFDTPVASPRPRTLPARSYTIDTPYYSSESPEPPLREDQPPAAGRAAPPPAAVEALDSPAGSAATTATAPIAPSSPGLPRRSRPPAAPASSHRPVSERSGPVEAAAAVAAVSSSSALKRSPEPRLPLSGPQTEAVAPSSAPLYQQPAQPSSMDAKPPGVSRVPASLPRSYQRADSARLTSVVAPRPFGTQSSRLSSIPRAFTVDDPQKRVNGDAASKKTSVPSRYHQYMTSEDQSQSSSAHSTEGEEEEVEDEDKTESVPSTQSVSPVPAEAPDGPSPAKESSQEDFREKRISLNQKPNSSRDFGFQAAWDSTGARVSSIQPGSPAEMCQLQVGDEVLTVNGHQVAQMSYMDWKSCMEEALQEGSLIMDIRHYGRNSSPEPNPPIASLDFTSRASVEKLPPTEAPAQPAPDVASNGVNGGLREQAVTMRSKDSEPLSLKNLKRRSEFFEKGGSESAMPDIPVPAITSTSGRWTFDPEEERKRQEKWQKEQERLLQEKYKRDQEKLQEEWLKDQEEVARSLDQQQPESLEVSGRGVGPTSPLSPVGQPTTPTWEEQERKRKEEQERKRKEEQERKRKEEQERQRQAEERRKRDEEELQLRRLQEERERKDREEEERKRREAEEEELRWQKRREEERRRHEALEQQRRERERAVVEQQQQQQWTKSKSSPQLDAEENPQKKVAGSGLGERKGQLSASQAELERQQILNEMKKKTPLLRDKSWIRQCAPTTNESNVPPMRRSVSGRKICTFCDTPLGKGAAMIIESLGLCYHLGCFKCIDCKCDLGGSAAGAEVRIRNKQLYCNTCYMQFKAGQPTTM from the exons ATGTCTTTTTGTCGCGCACGCGAATGCAACTGTGGGCAGTATGAAATGATTGACACGTCGAGGACACGCCCATGTCCTCCCATCGGTTTCTGTCAGCCGACCTCTTGTATCATAGCAACCAAATGTCTCCAAAATACTCCACCGCAGGTATTCTGGAGTGAAGGGCCTGACGGGAAGGGGAGGGGACGGTTTCAGGgtgtgaggagaaggagagcgcAGCAGCCattgtgcctctgtgtgtgtgtgtgtgtgtgtgtgtgtgtgtgtgtgtgtcgggttcCCACACTGGCACAGCCGGTTGGGTGGGTCGTGCAGAGCTCTGACGTTGATGTCATCCTTCCTGCCCAGAGGGTGTTCCTACCCCGACCCGTCCCACAG GACAACCTCAACGTCTTCCTCAAAGCCTGCCGGAAGCTGGGACTAAAGGAGGCGCAGCTCTTCCACCCCGGAGATCTCCAGGACTTATCCACGAGGGTCACAGTCAA GCATCAAGAGACCGACAGGAGGCTGAAAAAT GTGCTGATCACCATTTACTGGCTTGGTAGAAGATCTCAGTGTGGCGGTTTCTATGACGGGTCCCAGCTGAATTTGAAGGCGTTCGAGGGCTTACTGGGCACTGCACTATACAAG GCTCTGCAGGAATCGTCCGGTCCAAAAAGCGTCAGCGTCAGAGACAGCGGTTTTGGAGACAGCTGGTGCGCAGAGCGAGAGGAGCCCTTCCagctgagagaggagggaggaggggcaggaggtCACTGGAGAGACGACTCCCGGGACAGCTTGGACTCCTTGGGCTCCGGAACCCAGAGCATCTCCTCTGACATCACTCTCAAAGGCAGCAGCGAGG GTTGTTTCAGCGACACCGAGGCCGACTCCTTCCTCGGCATGGCCGACAACAAGAGCGCTCTCAGCTACCGCCGGTCAGTAACCCTCACGCCAAAGGCCAGCTCCCAGTTTAACCAGTTCCTGCCCACCAAAGACAAAGCCTCGGCCTACGTGCCCGCTCCACTGAGGAAGAAACGGGCTGAGCGCAATGAGGACAACCGCCGCAGCTGGGCCAACCCCACCTACGCCGAGGACGGAGCCACGCTCACCAG ACAGCAGCAAGTGCAAGAGAGTTTCGACGG gAGTAAATCCACGAGCGACATCCAGGTGGAGTCCAGCATCGCCCGGCAGGCCCGCcacgaggagctgcagaagtACCGCGAGCAGATAAAGGAAACTGAGGATAAGTGGCAGGAT GACCTGAGCAAGTGGAAGAACCGGCGCAGGAGTGTCAACTCTGATAtagtgaagaagaaagaggagagggagaagatagAGGAGAGCACGACCGGCAGCAGAAGGTCCAAGACCTTCAAGGAGATGCAAGAAGAGAG ggaaaataaaagaaacaacagcgTTGGCGGTCGCATTGGATCTCTGTCTTACCTGGACGACGAGGACGTATTTGACACGCCGGTGGCTTCCCCTCGTCCCCGGACCCTCCCCGCCAGGAGCTACACCATTGACACTCCCTACTATTCTTCCGAGTCCCCCGAGCCTCCTCTGAGAGAGGACCAACCCCCAGCTGCTGGCAGGGCCGCTCCCCCTCCCGCCGCAGTCGAGGCTCTGGACAGTCCTGCCGGCAGCGCCGCCACTACCGCCACCGCCCCCATCGCCCCCAGCAGCCCCGGCCTCCCCCGCAGGTCCCGGCCTCCGGCGGCACCGGCGAGTTCTCATCGCCCAGTCTCAGAGCGCAGCGGCCCGgtcgaggcggcggcggcggtggccgCCGTCTCGTCTTCAAGCGCCCTGAAAAGGTCGCCCGAGCCGAGGCTCCCGCTGTCGGGCCCACAGACGGAGGCGGTGgccccctcctctgctcccctgtACCAGCAACCAGCACAGCCCAGCTCAATGGACGCCAAGCCTCCCGGGGTGTCTCGGgttcccgcctccctccccaggAGCTACCAGAGAGCAGATAGCGCTCGTCTGACCTCGGTTGTCGCGCCGCGGCCCTTCGGGACCCAGTCGTCACGCCTCAGCTCTATTCCCCGGGCCTTTACA GTGGATGACCCGCAAAAGCGCGTCAACGGCGACGCGGCTTCCAAGAAGACATCGGTGCCGAGCCGCTATCACCAGTACATGACCTCGGAGGATCAGTCTCAGTCCAGCTCGGCCCACAGCaccgagggagaggaagaggaggtggaggacgaggacaagACGGAGAGCGTCCCCTCCACTCAGAGCGTCTCCCCCGTGCCGGCCGAAGCCCCGGACGGTCCTTCTCCAGCCAAAGAGAGCAGCCAG GAGGACTTCCGCGAGAAGCGGATCAGCCTGAACCAGAAGCCCAACAGCAGCAGAGACTTTGGCTTCCAGGCGGCCTGGGACTCGACGGGAGCTCGCGTCTCGTCCATCCAGCCAG GAAGCCCGGCAGAAATGTGCCAGCTTCAGGTCGGGGACGAGGTGCTGACGGTGAACGGGCACCAGGTGGCACAAATGAGCTACATGGACTGGAAGTCCTGCATGGAGGAGGCCCTGCAGGAGGGCAGTCTGATTATGGATATACGCCATTACGGCAGGAACA GTTCCCCCGAGCCCAACCCCCCCATCGCCAGCCTGGATTTCACCTCACGCGCCTCCGTGGAGAAGCTGCCTCCCACAGAGGCCCCCGCCCAGCCAGCCCCC gacgTAGCTTCAAACGGCGTAAATGGAGGTTTGCGTGAGCAGGCGGTGACCATGAGGAGCAAAG ACTCAGAACCCTTATCTTTGAAAAACTTAAAACGGAGGTCAGAGTTTTTTGAAAAag GAGGATCCGAGTCTGCAATGCCAGAT ATTCCCGTCCCTGCGATCACGTCAACCTCCGGCCGCTGGACTTTCGACCCAGAAGAGGAGCGCAAAAGACAAGAGAAATggcagaaggagcaggagcgcCTTCTACAG GAGAAATATAAGCGCGACCAGGAGAAGTTACAGGAGGAGTGGCTGAAGGATCAGGAGGAGGTTGCCAGGAGTCTGGACCAACAACAG CCAGAGAGCTTGGAGGTGAGCGGGCGTGGCGTCGGCCCAacgtcccccctctctcccgtcGGCCAGCCCACCACTCCTAcgtgggaggagcaggagagaaagcggaaggaggagcaggagagaaagcggaaggaggagcaggagagaaagcggaaggaggagcaggagcgcCAAAggcaggcggaggagaggaggaagagggatgaggaggagctccagctgcggcggctgcaggaggagagggagaggaaggacagggaggaggaggagaggaagaggagggaggcggaggaggaggagctgaggtggcagaagaggagggaggaggagaggagacggcaTGAAGCTTTGGAGCAGCAGCGCAGGGAGCGTGAGAGAGCcgtggtggagcagcagcagcagcagcagtg GACAAAATCTAAATCCTCCCCCCAGCTTGATGCAGAGGAAAACCCTCAGAAAAAAG TGGCGGGCAGCGGGCTGGGAGAGAGGAAGGGTCAGCTGTCGGCCTCGCAGGCGGAGCTGGAGCGCCAGCAGATCCTGAacgagatgaagaagaagacccCGCTGCTGAGGGACAAAAGCTGGATCCGCCAGTGCGCCCCCACCACCAACGAGTCCAACGTGCCGCCCATGCGCAG GTCAGTGAGTGGCAGGAAAATCTGTACGTTCTGTGACACCCCGCTGGGAAAGGGAGCGGCCATGATCATCGAGTCCCTCGGGCTCTGTTATCATTTGGGCTGCTTTAAG TGCATCGACTGCAAGTGTGACCTCGGAGGGTCGGCAGCCGGCGCCGAGGTCAGAATACGAAACAAGCAGCTCTACTGTAACACCTGCTACATGCAATTCAAAG ctggccAGCCAACCACTATGTGA